The Rhipicephalus microplus isolate Deutch F79 chromosome 4, USDA_Rmic, whole genome shotgun sequence sequence GGTGTTGTGAAACAAATTACTCACTGCAAATGACATCTGTGACACCTAGATCCACAAACTTCCTTTTGCCTTTTTGGCCTGCCCAGCTGAACTGCACAGCAACCTCAAGGCTTAGCAGAAGCTccagcatcctcctggctgctgcCCCAAAAGTTGAGCCACCAAGGCCAGCAAGCTGCTGTATCTGTACAGTTTTgaggtcattattttttttagaagAGTAGCTTAATGCagtgactagaaaaaaaaattatagaaaaatATAATGAATGACGTACAAGCTTTAGCTTAATGTTGCCATCAGCAGCAAGTCTCCCCTCAAGACTTAGAAATTGGTCAATATCCTTGACCGGTGTCAAAACCACATCATCATTTGTCTCATCTTGAAGCCTCACTGTTGTGTTGAAAAGGTGCTGCTGCATGGCATCAACCTGTCGTCCCAGCTGCTCTAGCCTCATCAGGATAGTTTGCGAAATTCGCATGAGTTTGCGAAATTCGCATGAGTTGCGAAATTCGCATGAGGCTTTCTCAGCATTCTCTTTAACGAGGACATATGGTTTTCAAATGGGAAGGCACTCCATGAGTCCAAGGGGCCAAGGTGTGTAACATCATCTGCCAAATGACACAGGCCATGCACATTGTGTGAAACATGCTCTTTGCCATAAATGCTTATGAATGTCCGGATAAAAAACTTGAGCATGTTTCCGGCATACTCTATCTCACTTGCAGGTGCAGCTGGTGTGGAAAGAACAGAGATCCCCACATGTAAAGCTAAGAAGTTCTTGTACATGTGTGCAGGAAT is a genomic window containing:
- the LOC142761610 gene encoding uncharacterized protein LOC142761610, which encodes MRISQTILMRLEQLGRQVDAMQQHLFNTTVRLQDETNDDVVLTPVKDIDQFLSLEGRLAADGNIKLKLIQQLAGLGGSTFGAAARRMLELLLSLEVAVQFSWAGQKGKRKFVDLGVTDVICKAVRRNFPETKKNDIECVIKVWLRHAGEKLQKQRLRTSRTHHEECLQSVALSSPSDEDL